The genomic region GACATTTCCGCGATCCATCAGAGAGGAGCCGCCTCGCCCATTCACGCCGGAGACGCGGGGCAATTTCTTTCGCGCGGGATCGGACGCCATCCCAGCCGCATCCTGAGTCATTTCGATCTGATTTACGTTCAGTCCGGCGTTTTGCGCATTCAGGAAGACAGCGCGGCGTTTGAAGTCAAGGGCGGCGAATCGCTGCTGCTCTGGCCAGGCCGTCGCCATTGGGGGACGGAGGATTACCCTCCGGATCTGGCGTTCTACTGGCTGCACTTCGCGATCCGAACGGACGAGAGCGATCCGCAAATCTCTCCCGCAATCTCCGTTCCGCAGCATGCCGTTGTGGCGCGCCCGCGCCAGTTGACGGAGCTCTTTCGTCGTTATCTTGACGACCAGGAATCCCCGGATCGCGATCAGCTCTCCGCCGATCTCATGGTATCCCTGATACTCTGCGAGATTTCCCGCGCGATTCGGAGCGGCACCGAGCCGGTCGTCGAGCGATCCCCGCTGGCCAATCTGGCGAAGCAGTTCATTCAGGCCAATTCCCACTTGCCGATCACAACATCGTCCATCGCCAAAAGCATCGACGTCAACCCCAACTACCTCTCACGTATCTTCCGCCGTGACTTCGGGATTACCGTTACGGACGCCATTCACCAATCGCGTATGGCGCAGGCGCGCTTCTACCTCATGGAAAACGACTACAATGTCGAGACGATCGCTCGTCTCTGCGGATACGACAGCGCCATTTATTTCCGACGCGTCTTCCACCGCCTCCACGCAATGTCGCCGCTGGAATATCGCCGCCTTTACCTCAAGGTCCACGTCATCGGCTACTGACACGCCCGCCGCAACTTTTCCCGCCAGGCTCGGTCACACAGAGCATGGACAACTCCACGCCGCTCCGCTTCGCTCCAACCACCATCTGCCGCCCATCCTCCACTCTTTGGATGCTGATTGTGGTTTTCGGAACCTTGGGCCTATTCTTCCCTTTCATGGCGTACGATATCGCGCATGGCCATCACCTCCAGCCGCCCGATCCCCTGGGCGGAGCCATATGCCTCACCATAGGAATTCTCATCTTAGCAGGATCAGCGACAGCCGCCTATTATGCCCTGCACGCCCGCGTCGAGGCAGACGGCCAAGGAATCCGGCAACGGCGCTGGCGCGCATGGCGAACAATTCTTTGGAGCGAAGTGACGGATTACTACCTCTTGCCGCTTCACTCGCATGTGGGACGCTGCGTCGTTGAGTCGGCGCAAGCCACCATCAATCTCTCGTTCAATGATTGGAGCCATCTCGACGCTCTCCAGAACACCATAACGCGCTATGCGACCGGCGCGCCGCACTCCGAATGGGGCATCCTCGGCTGCCGCGCCCACGAGACACGCTCCCAGATCTTCCAATATTCCAAATCGGCAATGTCCCAGGAAGCAATCACGCTGATGGTGTGGTGGGCGATAAGCATCGCCTGCATCTTTATCGAAAAATTCGTGTCCCGACAGGAATGGGCGTCCATCGTGGAGGAATGCGCCTCTTTGCCAGCGATGGCGCTGCTCGTCACGACAATATTCACCGGCCAAATCCTGGACATCCATCGAAGGCGAAGCCAACGAATCGAGACAAGCCCCGCCGGTCTCACTTTCACGGATCACGAACGGACAATCTCCGTGAGCTGGAGCGACGTTGAGGAATATGAGTACACGCACCATGGATGGCCGGTAAAGACACGGATCGTATATCAGGTGCGGACGACAGCGGGAAATTTTGATTTTACGCCTTCGATCAAGGATTGGATGCTGCTGAACGCCATCATTCGCCACTGGGCGCCGCCGGCGTCCCTCATTGCCTCAGAAGCGGAAACCGGCGCGCTCGGCGGTGAAAGCGCACGCTGGACGGGCGGAGCGCCCGGCGTCGGCGACAGAGTTTTCCACTATCGCACGCGAATAAACCGCATGGGTCTCTGGCTGCCAAGCATACTTACCATTATTCTTCCCTTCGCCTATGAGATTGCCAAGTGGGCTCAGACACCGAATTCGTCCAGCCCTTTGAGTCCGGCGATACTTTATTCCATTTGCGTGGTGATTACATTGTGGGGGTGGTGGCGATTTTATTCCGCTCGGATCGTAATCAACGACACGGGAATACTCGAACGCTCCATATTTGGCCCGCGTCGCATGTTCTGGAGCGAAGTCACTTCTATCACGAGGAGCAGCGATATAGTTACGTTACATGCGGATGATCAGAAAGTTCGATATTGGTGCACCATCGCGGATTTTGACGGACTAAACGCGGCGATTGAGCGCCATACATCGCTCCATGTCCCCGAGACGATGAAGAAGAGAAACTAACGGACGGAGCCGGCAACCTTCCGCCCACGTCTCCGTCTTACCAAATATGGACAATGTGAATATAACAGCGCCCGAGCACCCCATCATCTGCCGCCCTGACAAAAGCGGCTGGGGGCTCTTCGCCCTGCTCGCCCTCGTGTATCTTGGCCCAACAATCGCCCTTGTGATCATACAATGGCGAACTCCCGCATCTCAAATCGGCGTACGATTTCTCTTCGTCGTCGTTCTTGCCGCCTTTACCATCTGGGCCTATTGGATGCTGCATGCGCGTGTGGAAGCGACGGTGCAAGGTCTGCGCTGGCGCGGGTTTGGCGGATGGAAATTCGCGGCTTGGCGCGATGTCCAGGATTACTATTTTCTGCAGCTCAAGAAAGATCAGAAGACTTACGTTGTGGAGACGAGTATCGGGAAACTGCGAATCACTTCGTTCTATGTGTGGAGCGAAGCGATGGAGAACGCCATCACCCAGCACACCGTCCACACATCTGTCCACGCTTGGGGGCAGCTTGGATGCCGTAGCGAAGACGTTCCCGCGCTCCGCTTTTACTACTCCGTCCGAGAGGTCCGAAGGAATATGGCGTTCATGACGTTTCTCGTAGCGGCTCTTCTATTATTAACGGCTCCCATGTGCGTCTCCAGCTTCCATTCGTCCCTCCAGAGTCTCGGGTGGTGGTGGGCAATCGCCGAAGGAACCATTGAGTTAATCGTTTTCGGCGCGCCCTTGGCGTGCGGCCTTCTTTTAATCCCCACAGGCTGGCGCGCACTCAAAGTCGCGGATCAACACATCGAAACCAGCGCGGAGGGGATCGTCTTTACGGACGGCGCCCAGCGCATCGAGGCCAGATGGGAGGAAATCGTCCGGTATGGCGTTCCTCGGGACACACTCAAATCGACGTTCACGAGCCCGTTTTACATCCATACGGACGCCGGCGCATTTTCATTCACCCCACACCTGCACGATTACGCCCTCCTCTGCCACATCGTTCGCCATTGGGCTCCAGAAAGTGCGAGTGAGTGGAATAATAATGAGCGAATGGAAGCACTCGGCGGAGACGCGACACTCTGGACGGGTGGATTCCCAGGCGTCGGCGAGCGTATCTATCACTACAAAACTCGCACTAATCGAGCATTTTTGTGGGCTCTTGCCTGTTTTACGGCGACTCCATTCGGCGTACGAGTGCTGGAGCGATCTCTCGGCGTCCCACCGCCGCCGCTGGACGCGGGAACGGAGTGTGTCCTGGCGGCGCTTTGTCTCGGAACCGGTTGGGCGGCGTGGCGCTACCAAGCCGCCCGAATTGGAATCGACAACCACGGCGTCACCGAACAATCGGCGTTTGGAACACGGCGGCTGACCTGGGAGGAAATTCGCCATTGCGCTTCCGGGGAATGGGTCGTCACACTCCAAGGAGACAACGGCGCGATTCGCTTCTGGCAAACAATTTCTTACGGGGACGAGCTGATGGCGGAGATCAAACAGCGAGCCGTCAATAGCACGCTTACGGATTGGAAGGAGAAGTAAACGCGGGAGACGGACCGTGGCGGCAACCTTTCATCCTGTTCTTAGTCTCACCCAATATGGACAAAGTAAAGTCGGAACCGACGACGTTTCCAATCATCGCTCGCCCCAACGCCGCTGCCTGGGTATTGATCGTCATGTTCAGCGCGCTTGGCGCTTTCTCGCTGTTCGCCGATGATATCCTCGGAGGGCCGCACGCGCAGCACCGCATCGATTCTTTCCTTATCGTATGCGCAGGAATATTCAGGAATATTTCTGACGCCGGCGGCGGTGCTGGCCTACTACACCCTGCATGCGCGATTTGAAGCCACGCACGCAGGGCTCCGCTGGCGACACTTCGGGCGCTGGACGAGCGTTCGATGGGAGGAGATTACAGATTACTATTTGACGATCCCCGATCAGCATCGCGAGACGCCGGCAATTCAGGTTTCCGGCAGGCGACACATCATTTCCCGAGGCTGGACGCGGCATGCGGCGCTGCTGTCAGCGATTGAGCAGCACGTATCGACACCAGCTCCAGGATGGGAGCTTTTGGGTTGTCGGCCTGGAGAATGGTCCATACAAGAGTTTTTCTATGATCCCGCACGGCGCCAACGCCGGATCGTGGGATGCGGCGTATCGTGGATTTTCGTCACCGGATGCTGCCTCGCGATGGGGTTTCGCCACTTTACTCAAACAACCCAAACCCTCGGCGTCGGGTGGGCGCTGGCGCAAGTTGGTCTCTTTTTGCTCTATGACATCCCAATCACATTAATCATCACCGCCGTCATTGCTCCTGAGAAGGAAGCGTTCAGCCGGCGGCGCCATACGATCACGACAAGCGCCGTCGGCATTCGATTTTCGGACGGTCAGCGCGCCATAGAAGCAGCATGGAGCGACATTCTTGCTTATGAAGAAGGCGTGCTCGGCAAGCGCTTCGTGGAATATAGCCGCAATTGCATAAAAACCAAGCAAGGGGATTTCGATTTCACGGTCGTGATTCATGACCAAAGGCATCTCTGCCGAATCATCGACCACTGGGTACCTGACACGGCGCGGGAAAAGCCAATTCCAGGCGAAGGCGTCATTGGCGGCGAAGGGTCTCTCTGGACCGGCGGCCAGATTGGAGAAGGCGAGCGCGTTTATCACTATCGCGTAAGCGCCACACGAGGATTGCTGCTTGTGTACGCCTTATTTCTGCTTGCTCCCGTTTTGAGCGGTCTGGTCAACGGCTTTGGGGATGTCTGGCGGGACAAAACCATTCGCATCATTGAACCGCTGGAATGTATTTCATTTTTAGGATGCGCCTGGGCGTATTTCCATACATCCGTAACAGTCACTGACAACGCTCTCATACAGCGTTCACTGCTTGGAACTATTGTGATTCCTTGGCAAGACGTCGTCAGCTATAAAAATGAGGAAGGCATGCGCCAGGTGATCAGCCGCAGTAAACACATTCGGTTTTCCGCGCCAATCGCCGATCTTGAAGGTCTGCAAACGGAAATCGAACGCCGCGCGGTCAATAGTGAGAATAAAGGATGGGGTAAAATAAGTAGAGGCTATCAGGGAGAAAATCATGTTACTCACAATTGATATCGCCGACACATCTCGCGAGGCGATTTATGCCGTATAGCTTACTACGACACACAAAAAAGCGTCTGCTTTGTAAAAATCACAAAGCAGACGCTTTTTTGGCGTTTGGCGCAGGCCGTTTATAACGGCTTGCGGTAGAAGAACGGGATCTGGAGCTCGAAGCCGATGGCGCGGTGGTCGGAGAGGCGTTCGGTGCCGCCGACGAAGAGGACGCCGCCGGGTTTGAGCGATTCGTAGAATCCGCGATAGATGCGCTCTTTCGCCGGGTCGGTGAAGTAAATCACGACGTTGCGGCAGAGGATTAGATCGTATTCGGCTTTCGGGTACGGGCCGGCCAGTAGGTCGTGCTTGGCGAACTGGCACTTGGAGCGCAGGTGCGGCGCGGATGTCCAGGCGTCGGCGCCGGCGCTTGGGAAGTGCGCGGCGCGGCGCTCGGGCGAGATGTTGAGCATGTCGGCCGAGTTGAAGCGCGGGTCGCGGGCGCGGGCCAGGATCTCGGTGTCGATGTCCGTGCCCTTGATGCGGTGCGGGACGGCCGGCGAGATCTCGTGCATCAGCATCGCCAGGGTATACGCTTCGGCGCCGTAGGAGCAGCCGGCGCTCCAGATATTCAGGGCGGCGTTCTTGCGCTGCGCCATCAGCGGCGGCAGAACCTTCTTCACAAGGTCATCGAAGCGGTTCGGATTGCGCAGCAGCTCCGAAACGTTGATCGTCATCTTGTCCAGAAAGCCCGCCAGCAGCTCGGCGTCTCGCTCCATGGCGTTGTAATACGCCATGAAGGAGTGGAAGCCGGAACGGGTCGCCATGGTGCTCACGCGGCGCCGCATCTGCTCCGGCTTATAGTCCGCAAGCTTGATGCCGGTCTTCGCCTGGACCTTCTTAATAAAGCTATCGTAGTCGGCGTCATCGAAGCCGCCGCCCGCAACCGGCGTCGGGGCAGGAGAGAATACTGGAAGTGTCATGACTTACTCTTATGCTTTCCGTGCAATTTACGATTTGAGCGCGAGTTCGCGCGGCTGCGCCGCCAGCAGACTGACGTCCCGGATGGATTCCACGGCTTTGGCGACGTCCATGATCAGCGCGACGCGGCCGTCGCCCAGGATCGTGGCGCCGGAGAGGCCCGTGATGTCGCCCAGCAGCATTCCCAGCGACTTGATGACGACCTCCTGCTCACCGGCCAGCGCGTCGACGCAAAGTCCGATCTGCTTCTCGCCGAAGCCGACGATCACAACATAGGCGTCATCGGGGATCCGGTCGGCGGCGGTGGCGCGGGGATTGCCGCACAGGACATCCGCGACATTCGCCAGCGGGACGGTCTTGCCGCGCAGAACGATCACGGCCTGCCCGCCGACGGTGCGGCGGACGATGCCGCCGTTGCTTTCGCCCAGACGCAGCATCTCGACCACCGAGCTCAGCGGAATGACGTAAGTGCCGCCGCCCGCCTGCACCAGCAGGGCGCGGACGATCGCCAAAGTCAGCGGCAGATGGATCGTAAAGCGGGAGCCCTTCCCGACCTTGCTGTCGAGCAGGATGCGTCCGCCCAGCTTCTCCAGGTTCGAGCGCACGATGTCCATCCCGACGCCGCGGCCGGAGATATCGGAGATCGTCTGCGCCGTCGAGAAGCCCGAAGCGAAGATCAGGGACAGCGAGTCGCGATCGGTCATCAGATCGGCGGCGGCCTGGGTGATAATGCCCTTCTTGACGCCGGCGGCCTTGATCTTGACGGGGTCAATGCCGCGCCCGTCGTCGGTGATCTCAATAACGATATGGTTTTCTTCGTGGCGCGCGCC from Capsulimonas corticalis harbors:
- a CDS encoding CheR family methyltransferase; this translates as MTLPVFSPAPTPVAGGGFDDADYDSFIKKVQAKTGIKLADYKPEQMRRRVSTMATRSGFHSFMAYYNAMERDAELLAGFLDKMTINVSELLRNPNRFDDLVKKVLPPLMAQRKNAALNIWSAGCSYGAEAYTLAMLMHEISPAVPHRIKGTDIDTEILARARDPRFNSADMLNISPERRAAHFPSAGADAWTSAPHLRSKCQFAKHDLLAGPYPKAEYDLILCRNVVIYFTDPAKERIYRGFYESLKPGGVLFVGGTERLSDHRAIGFELQIPFFYRKPL
- a CDS encoding helix-turn-helix transcriptional regulator, producing MTNNDILPLDISAIHQRGAASPIHAGDAGQFLSRGIGRHPSRILSHFDLIYVQSGVLRIQEDSAAFEVKGGESLLLWPGRRHWGTEDYPPDLAFYWLHFAIRTDESDPQISPAISVPQHAVVARPRQLTELFRRYLDDQESPDRDQLSADLMVSLILCEISRAIRSGTEPVVERSPLANLAKQFIQANSHLPITTSSIAKSIDVNPNYLSRIFRRDFGITVTDAIHQSRMAQARFYLMENDYNVETIARLCGYDSAIYFRRVFHRLHAMSPLEYRRLYLKVHVIGY